The Gossypium hirsutum isolate 1008001.06 chromosome A03, Gossypium_hirsutum_v2.1, whole genome shotgun sequence genome contains the following window.
gagacctttacaatggCATATCATATGcttaaaatggttgagtgatgaatgagaaattgatactcaaatttaagctacttggaaatatttaTTGAGAAAAAGTAAAAACTTGGAtaccacattggttaaataccaagtgaaagatgtgtatatatatgggaaCCCTCTTAAAAGGTGATTGGATGATTAAGCTTGGAACCTTGTCTCACACGCAAGAGGGGTGTAAAGTCCAAACCCAAAGGAGTTAGGGTACACCTGCATGATGTGGGCAATGCAAAATGTTTGGGCTAATCGGGCCAAATGGGCCCTATAGGTTTATAAACCATACTCTAATATTTTGAAAAAGACAACGTTTGTTTGTTGATTACTGCAGACTGCTGCTTTGATATttgtgttgttgtatcctgggagacattCGACCAACATTTCTTTAAATACCTTAGAAGCGGCCGAATCTGTCTTATGGAAACTGTGTTTCACAGGTCTTAATGTTACGTAAAATCTCTattcttctttttatttcaacttttgttacagttttgtttttaaattttgtatttgacaaatcaaatataacttgttctatttatattttattatatatataaatatgtgtttatttatatttacttattttgttCACAAACGTATTTTTGTCCGACATAAGTTTGAAAGATGGCTAAGAGATAGGTACCAAATGTCCTAAAATGTACCAAAAATAGAGTCCACGTTGCGATGTCAGACGATGGTTGTCGCGATATGAGCTTTGGACTTCGGGCCATAACACGAAGAGAAACCCCGTCGTCACAACGAGAACAAGTCAGTATGTCACATTGTGATGAGGAACTCTCTTACGTCACGACGTagacttaaaattttgaaatgtttcaaATTGATCCTAGTTCGATCTTGAGTTTACTTTAGAGCATACGTAGGTTTGTATAAGAGTTAAGAAAGGTCGTACAACATGACTATGGTTTGATATGATTATGTGTGTATGTATTATGCCTTGATTGGAAGGTTATACGTTTGTAATTGTTCCGACAAAGATTGTAGCTCGGACTTGGGGATCGAGTCAAGTAAGGGATGTTACAAGAATCCATGGCTTTTTATTTAGGATTCTCATAGACGACATCAAATGTTTTAGTCTCTTTGAGAAGGATGGCTAAAGATGATTGTTGCACTGATGGAGGCTTTAGGCCTTCAAAGACAAAGGAAGAACTGTGGGGGATGTCGCAGCTTTTACTTCAAGATTTTCTCTCAGTAAAATATAAATGATGGTAGATGAGAGAAAATGGCTAGTAGAGTAACAGTGATCCTAGAGTTCATACCTCCTGTGGGAAATCTAGTACCTCTATCCCCTTTCGTCCCATTATCCCCATTTTGCTGTTTTGGGGTATTCATAGGGATCATTGCCTGGTTGGCAGGTGTATGTGTCATCAAAAACTATTTCTTCCGGTCTCTTTATTGACTCTATCACCTATTTGTCGTTAGATGTCGTTTGTTAATTTAAATGGTTATCCATTGCCGTGTTGCTTCATCTATAGGAGTTGCACCTTTTGGGCTGTTgattatcaattaataaacatgcattcttttgtttcttttgaaaagaaCGGGAAATCTACAGCAATAGCAATCCTTTTTTGTTTGACTGGAACAAATGCAATTACAAAAGTTGTGTgcaataatatttttaagtttttcagcAGCCCCATAATTTGACATCATCAGTATTGTGCATTGGAAATTGCCAATCTCTATTGTTTCTGACCCTTAACCAGGAGAGCTCTGATAATGGAGATTACGTAGACAatttattttatccttaattaattctCGTCATATATTATAAGCATATTTGATCCCTAATTCAGATACCTTAAAATGTTGAGATATATTTGAAAGCAACTATGACAAATGCATAGCGTAAGAAGACGAAAATATTGCATAATGTTTTCACAAGAAAGTATCATAATACTCCAGTTGACAAACAAGACACAACCCCAAAATTTTTTTCCCCAAGTATCAAGATGGCAAATCCATGATGTCTTGACTATGATGTTATATGATCATATGCTTTGGTTTGGCTATATCTATAGATGGGAgagatgatgatgttgatgatgaatATGCATACACCAATACCAAAGAGAGCAATCGATTGCAGTGCAATAGCatagagagagaaaaaaattgggtgttttttttttggatggATTTGACAAGCAATTGATGAGATTTGGATGATCAAGTGGAAGGGGAGAGATGGACCCTTAGACGTGGGATTAAATAGGCAGCCACCATGATTGACTCATGTGTGGGATCGAGCAAAATACGTTAAAAAACAATGGAGGGTACAATTTTGAGGGCAGCATGTACTCGAAGAGaaagaagaataagaaaaaaaaaatgaaattttagaagaatggagatatatatatgtattgattTTATTGTTGACTATTGTATCTCTGATATTGCCTCAAATTCATCACCAATTTTAGTAGTTGTAGTAAAAGAAGAAATAAGTGAAGGTCATGAGTATGTCTAGTACTCACTTCTTCGCTTGCCTCTCTACTTTTTTTAGAGTTCAAAATTGAATCATTATTTCTATTTCTCTTAATATACTATTTacatgtatattttcattattgatatcattaaaataattgataaaataaatctaaatgtgAATAGATATATTCACATttgatatgataaaaaaatttgaatttaaaaaaatattaactcgaaatgaacctaaattaaaataatttgagatcaaaatgaatcaaacttaaaaaaactcaacctaaaaattttatgaatcaaCAACCTTAACTATCGGACTGAGAGAgtatttcaattttcattttaattaacaTCTTCCATTGCCCATAACATGAGTTTAATTTGACACATCATTTAATATGTTgatgaaaaaagagaaaaaaaaaaggaagcccagaaataattaagttcatttaaccaaaaaaaattgaatccATTTCTCCTACATAAAGTAAGAAGAGGAGATTAATGATGCCATCTCCTAACTGGGTTTTCTTTTTCACCAAACGAGAATTTCAGTTCAGATCCATTGATTATAGTGTGGGTCTTTAATTAATTATCAGTTCACAAAATCGTTGCAATGGCAAATGTGAAGAATATGATTGATATTGTTGTTAGTATCCAATTTCATCAACCATATGATAAAGCAGCAGCATAAGTCAAAAGATCATTGAGGTGTCATTCATAAATCTTGAGTGTCGGTTTATGTGATAATTGCCAAATAGCAGCAAAACTATGAGCACTTCACAAAGTCTACCATGGCAGACCACTCTTTtcactaattttttaaaaatattagttaagttttctattttctatttaacaaaaataaaaatatatcaattaaatTCATTCGATAATATTAattgttaataattattttttatttttatcacgtGTCATGTTAATGTATTGTAATGTAGAAAAAAATACTAAcataacatttttattattttttttaaatttttacatgaaatttttctttaaaaattataagtaatcattaaaatttaaaaaattcaaaaattataaatttatttaaaaagtataaaaagagttcaaactaataaaataaatttaaaaattaatatttctaaaaaaaactataaaaatctttatttcaaaATTCGAATTCATTCATCTTTAATCTACACCTAGACTATAAACCAATTTCTACCAATTCAACCCCCTTTGGCTTAACTTCGTGGTTTCGTTGTGGTTTCGTTGATAATTAAATCGAAGGAAAACCTATGAAAAAAGTGAGGAAAATCATGGCTAGTCGAAAAAGGGGACAATTGAAGAAGGAAAGAAACCATAAGCACCGTTACCAGTACTAGGCTAACTTCGATTCAAGAGTTGCTGCCGATAATTTGACGTGGGAAGAGAGGCTATTGAGTTGACGACGACGATGACCAAGAGGAGAATTTctgttgtaatttttataattttttttattcttaaaaacatttttataattttttttgaatttttaaaataaatataaatgatttttaaattttacctttttaattttttaaattttaaataaatttaatttttttcctaattttgcaatatttttttgaatttcgtaatatttttcattagttttataatatttattataatttataaaatttttaatatttcttaaaaattttcatgtaaaaaataaaaatgccaCGTCAGAGTTTTTACAACATGGTACAAATAGACCCCAAAAAATGGAAAATTGCCTGTCAATTTACAATTAATAGGTCAAATGACTTAAcggtttaattgatttttcttttcaaaatgttGGAATGGTTTTTGAACCCTTAAGCTTGATTTTGTAATATGCTTATGGTTTATTAGGTGTAATTAGTGGGTTGGATTAGGTTTGTGTTGATTCAATCTGAATTGAGTCAATtcgaattttaatagttttagttcatttcaattcatatcgATTTCAGATTTGAATCATTTTGAATTTGGGTTGTACTGAATTTATTTGAGGCTTAGGTTTTTGGGTGGGGTTATTATCGGTTCAGATTATTTCGAGTCTGGTTGTTTTAGATTGtttctttttatgtttaatttattttttactcaaatttaaattaaattattttgttttataataaaatcaatttgggtgaaattaaaattaaaattaatcaattataattattatttttaactttttggggaaaaaggattaaatataGAAATCCACTATTGTAAAAAATGGTGGCTACACACAAAATCACCTCTTCTCATTTTATAAATACATTGGTACTATACCTATTTGATAATTGTATGAATACAAACATAATATCATGATCATCTATCATGAAATGTTGAGAAAAATTAATAGGTGAATGGGGGATTTGAGGAAGGGTGGGGGTTATCTTTTCTCAGGCCTTCAATATGAGGTTTGACTCTTAGAAATATGTGTTCAAAACAAGTATCAtgagagataaaaaaaaaagtgggaGAGGGAAAGCATGAATTTGAAGATGCCAATGCCACCTTCTTTCTTCTAATGGTCCACAAACCTCTAAACCCATTACCTTTAACTATAGTCATATAATTCTCAAGCTGATGGGGTCCCTAAAAGGGGCAAGGGGATGCCATAGAGGAAAGAGGTCCTTGTAATTAGCCTAATTAACCAGCATATTGTCACCCCaagtttaattactaattaatcACAACCTCCATCTTTTAaaggtgaaaaaaaaaactacttgcaattggcaaaattaatgATAGAGTTTTGCAAGTGAAGGCTGTAATTATTTAGCCAGCTAGCTAATATGTCTCACTGACCAACAATTGATTTATGGTTTAAAATGATGGCAAATTGACAGCTTCAATTTCTAGCAATGAGAGAACTTTACATCAAGTTTGCCTTAGAAgcagaaaaataataaaagaacagTAATCTATGGAAGTGAAGATAGCTTGCTAGAAAAATATAACAATGGCAATTTATTACATATATCATTTGGGGTTTCACCTGTCCATTAATAATTGTGCTACTTGAACTATCATCCCCCAAATTAATTTATCTCCTCGAGTACATTATGCACTTAGAATTATGGGCaataaattaggaaaaaaataacaattaagtTAATTACatcaaacatctcaaaattatatgttaaattataaattgatatCATATTTCAAACtgttctaattaattttttaaaatattaatttttatcaataaatttttTCTGTCAATCTATCAGTTAATTAGGCCATTACATGTTTATTCGACATTCATATAGAGATAAATTAAACATATGGAGTATATTTTAAACACTTGTATACCCAGGATGAAACTAAGGGAGTTGGCAGAGGTCTCGTTctccctaaaatggaaaaattttcatttagactctttaaattttttaaaattttaaattagtaaagttaaaattatactttgcctcccctaaaaatataaaaatttgatttaatcctttaaaaattataaatatacaaattattaaaatgatgaaattgtattttttcatcgtaaaaattacaatttaatttcagtctcctaaaaaaaattattatttcaccTCCGCGTATACCCTCAAGGACAAATCTAGGGGCAAACTAGAGCTTTGGCCCCTTGatttaaatgagttaaattttttagtccctttaaattttttataattcaatttaaggttattttattacaaaattcaTGCTTTGacctaaaaaaaaaatagttcGGCCCATAACAAAATATCCTAGCTTTGCCCTGCATACCCCATATAATAGTAAGTTCCAATATAAACTGGTAATGAAGCAGGGTACACGTTTGTGTAAATATGCTTCATGCTAATGGAAAAATCtattaaaaactcaattaaaatatttgattataaattaataccAGCAATTAGGTAAAAGATGATTGTTTCAAACAGGGGTGGTTCAATCAGtcggaaaacaaagaaaaattaagaTCATGGGACACTATTTGATGGGCACATGGGAAATGCAAGAATTTCTCTCAATCTATAAGTTGAATGTATAGCCATGTCAGAATGCTGTGGGGTTCTGTCTATTTGGAAGATATTTCAGATGTATACACTGTGATGCATCCCAATatgattataatttaaaaaaaaaatacaatattactAGGATTAGGCACatatttaaatacttaaaattactTGTTTATAGGCCAAGCTATTTGATTTGAGAATTTAAACTTTGTGTTCTATCTTAATTAAGAAAGATAATTATGGAATCAAGGCCTGGGGATAGACTGAGAAGCATAGAACCTTCCATCAACTTAGTTTTGGGGTGTTTTAATTTATTGGTTGCAATCATGTCTCTCGTTGCCATCATTAGGACTAAATAGAGAAAATCCTCCCCaccctctctcttttttctccCTTTCTCTCATTTACATACCCCACCACATGGTGAAAAGCTAGTCACAAACAACCCAAGAACCCAACTATATTTATAggagcttatatatatatatggcactaTCACCATCCATTTTCTTCATCTTGTTTCTTCagtacaaaagaaaaaaaaagttaccaTACAAAGATGTGTAACAACATGAATTGGAGCCCATCTCATCCCATCTTAGTTTCTTCAAAGAGAAGGCATAGATCAAAACAAAGTAAAGTTCAAATCTACAGGCTTTCCAGGTTGGTTTATATATATGTTTCACTTTATATCTATGCATGCAAAATCTATATGTTTGTTTAACAATGCAAAATATGTGCAGGAAAAGGTGTGAAGAAGAAGATGTGAAGAAAGACATGGAACTAATGAACTTGAAGCTGTATTTGGAGAATCGAAGCATTATAGAAGAGAATGAGAAGTTAAGGAAGAGAGCTAATCTTCTACATCAAGAGAACTTGGCTTTAATGTCTGAGCTTCAGAACAAGTTTCCTCATTTGGATCGTTTTTCCACTACCCTTTTGGTTCTTCTGCAAAAACACTGATATGAGGTTTCAAGAAACAATAATCCGAACCCTCTTCCCtatctactatatatatataccctTTTAGTCTCTTTAAAGCTTCCTTTGCCTTTTCTTTGATGATGTATGTTAGCAATCTGGAAAATTGTAGCATATGACGTTTTGTTTTAACTTCTAATTAAGATAAATTAAATGATGGGATTTGAAaagtttcatcaaaaatcttgatGGTCATGTGTGCATatattttgctttcttttttcaGCATGGAAAAGAGGAATTCAAGGGATTAGGTTACACGTTCAAACACTATTATTAACCATCTTAAAGCATGTTATTACTAATGAGACATCCGAACCAGGCCAATCCAAAATCACATTGCATAAAAGTAATTATTTTGCAATTTTAATTTGTAACAAACTTTCGCAAGCAAAAGAATGAATGGAACTCGAAATAAAACTCCCCTTAAACATATTTAACAATGAATAGAATCGTCAAGGCATTATCATCTATAGCAGAAGCAAGAACAACACATAAGCCTTTACAAAGGCAACAATGTAATAGGCTTTGAGACTCTAAGATCACATCAATATTGTGCTTCTAAAATCCTTTCTTCTTGATATCCTTCTCATTAATAAAGTCCTTTTGTGCCATAATCTCCATTCTTCTCTTGCAAGAAGTGTACGAGAACTTTGGCTTTTCTGGCTCAGGAGTGAAATCAACGTCCTTCGGTAATTCCGTAGCACCAATCCGTTTTTGTCACTTGTTTCGATCTTTGGAAGGAAGGGGTACATTTGGCCTCTTTGTCCTTTTTCTTATAACTTGAGGTACAAAGGTAGATAGTGGGACATCATCTTCATTAGGAATGGCTAATGCCTTTGTTTATATGCAGTCTTCTTTTGAGCAAAAGCTTCTTCCACTAGTTTTGTTGCTACTAATCTACTTTTAAAGTTGCACTTTCTTCAGGTTCTTCAGCAACCTTCTTAAATTCATCAACAACATCCTAAcctttttgaatatttatttgagACACTTCCTCAGGGATTTTTGAACCTTAGGAGCTTCCTCACTTTGAGGATTCTTTTGTTGCAAACCCTCAATGATCTTATCTATCACCTGATCTTGAGATCCTTATTCAATCAAGGAATCAATCTCCTCAAtattcttataaaaaaattaacttttctaTTAAAGAATCTAAGTAAATTGACAAAATCTCTTGTT
Protein-coding sequences here:
- the LOC107887958 gene encoding protein LITTLE ZIPPER 1, which gives rise to MCNNMNWSPSHPILVSSKRRHRSKQSKVQIYRLSRKRCEEEDVKKDMELMNLKLYLENRSIIEENEKLRKRANLLHQENLALMSELQNKFPHLDRFSTTLLVLLQKH